In Nyctibius grandis isolate bNycGra1 chromosome 8, bNycGra1.pri, whole genome shotgun sequence, a single window of DNA contains:
- the CLRN1 gene encoding clarin-1 isoform X2 — translation MPPQQKKIIFCVAGVLSFACALGTAAAIGTRRWVTGTVLCKTGALLVNASGQELEKFIGKIHYGLFYGERVRQCGLGGRPFQFSFFPDLLTVIPASIHVSVILFCTVLMVFALVGAGFFMFNAFGSPYETLHGPVGLYLWSFIACCCGCLIMILFSSEVKIHHLSEKIANFKEGSFTFKTHSEQFANSFWIVLVCSLVHFLNALLIRFAGFEFPFSKSKDSGTTTGAADLMY, via the exons ATGCCAcctcagcagaagaaaatcatCTTCTGCGTCGCCGGGGTGCTGAGCTTTGCCTGCGCGCTGGGGACGGCGGCGGCCATCGGCACGCGGCGGTGGGTGACGGGGACGGTGCTCTGCAAGACGGGGGCCCTGCTCGTCAACGCCAGCGGCCAGGAGCTGGAGAAGTTCATCGGCAAAATCCACTATGGGCTTTTCTACGGCGAGCGCGTGAGGCAGTGCGGGCTCGGGGGGAGACCCTTCCAGTTTTCAT ttttcccagaTTTGCTCACAGTTATCCCAGCAAGTATCCACGTTAGCGTCATTCTCTTCTGCACGGTCCTGATGGTCTTTGCTCTGGTGGGAGCAGGTTTCTTCATGTTCAATGCTTTTGGCAGCCCCTACGAAACTCTGCACGGCCCCGTCGGGTTGTACCTCTGGAGCTTCATCGCCT GTTGCTGCGGTTGCCTCATCATGATTCTCTTCTCTTCAGAAGTGAAGATCCATCACCTTTCGGAGAAAATTGCCAACTTCAAAGAGGGGAGTTTCACATTCAAGACTCACAGCGAACAGTTTGCAAATTCCTTCTGGATCGTCCTGGTTTGCTCCCTGGTGCACTTCCTGAACGCCTTGTTGATACGATTCGCTGGATTTGAATTTcccttttcaaaatcaaaagatTCAGGGACAACCACTGGAGCAGCTGACCTGATGTATTAG
- the CLRN1 gene encoding clarin-1 isoform X1, whose product MPPQQKKIIFCVAGVLSFACALGTAAAIGTRRWVTGTVLCKTGALLVNASGQELEKFIGKIHYGLFYGERVRQCGLGGRPFQFSFFPDLLTVIPASIHVSVILFCTVLMVFALVGAGFFMFNAFGSPYETLHGPVGLYLWSFIAWVAGLTSVSPSASGCCGCLIMILFSSEVKIHHLSEKIANFKEGSFTFKTHSEQFANSFWIVLVCSLVHFLNALLIRFAGFEFPFSKSKDSGTTTGAADLMY is encoded by the exons ATGCCAcctcagcagaagaaaatcatCTTCTGCGTCGCCGGGGTGCTGAGCTTTGCCTGCGCGCTGGGGACGGCGGCGGCCATCGGCACGCGGCGGTGGGTGACGGGGACGGTGCTCTGCAAGACGGGGGCCCTGCTCGTCAACGCCAGCGGCCAGGAGCTGGAGAAGTTCATCGGCAAAATCCACTATGGGCTTTTCTACGGCGAGCGCGTGAGGCAGTGCGGGCTCGGGGGGAGACCCTTCCAGTTTTCAT ttttcccagaTTTGCTCACAGTTATCCCAGCAAGTATCCACGTTAGCGTCATTCTCTTCTGCACGGTCCTGATGGTCTTTGCTCTGGTGGGAGCAGGTTTCTTCATGTTCAATGCTTTTGGCAGCCCCTACGAAACTCTGCACGGCCCCGTCGGGTTGTACCTCTGGAGCTTCATCGCCT GGGTTGCCGGGCTGACGAGTGtctctccctctgcctcagGTTGCTGCGGTTGCCTCATCATGATTCTCTTCTCTTCAGAAGTGAAGATCCATCACCTTTCGGAGAAAATTGCCAACTTCAAAGAGGGGAGTTTCACATTCAAGACTCACAGCGAACAGTTTGCAAATTCCTTCTGGATCGTCCTGGTTTGCTCCCTGGTGCACTTCCTGAACGCCTTGTTGATACGATTCGCTGGATTTGAATTTcccttttcaaaatcaaaagatTCAGGGACAACCACTGGAGCAGCTGACCTGATGTATTAG